From the Helianthus annuus cultivar XRQ/B chromosome 17, HanXRQr2.0-SUNRISE, whole genome shotgun sequence genome, the window ccaatctgttacaccccaaccgatggcggaatcatcggggcatggcactgagcgaaatccagaagtttccacaacaactattcacttaattcagttaaatgatacgtcccataccgtatcccaaataaacaAATATATCATTACAGAATCATCTAGTCAATTAagtctgttccgacaactcagatttaatattacaaaaactaaatattgttcaaatgctcctaaagacccagcctaaCAAGATCTACATACAACTAAACACTAGACGCTTGatcttgacagacaactattagttgggggcctctagagctttattctagcctcgctttcctcgCAAGCAAACATCAtaaacacctgccacatacgttaaaataaagtcaatacatataatgtaaaggtgagcatacaagtttaataatagtataatagagttcgaatagtttacgcataccCAACACATACACataggaaaacgaagcatgttaattatcgacatggatctatcgataccaacgactgcgggttaactgtccgagacagttcgcaatacacgattaccaccgtaatccatgcaagtaattgtccttaacaaccctcgtgtgaacgggtgctgagtccaaactatagtactatgttgctaaggcaggtagacagcattccacgtgtaaacataacaacaagcattcatttagtcacgtaatacatgcaatcggttagcgtttaaatagttgagtagtgtgttcgattgtgaattgataagtaacgtatgtaacacccaaaagtgttaaagcaaaaagggttcgagtatactcacagcgattggttatggattgaagggagcgcttgaagggagggttagcctgaatagttcgatagtataaccatgagtaacgtggaaatgcaaacaagtgtaaatgggtcgaacagcctggtcgatcaaACGGTgagttcgatcggacggctggttCGTTCGAGTGGACAAACCGTTTGGACAACCTACCCGATCGGCCGGCAGGGTCGactgttcaagtggattgtttcttcctttgtgtaggatgtgtttgtgtatgatggtttgaacttttgaagtttttgcagcattatttaaaatcattgaagtgttcttacctttcaggttggtcgatcgatcgaacgggtcgttGGATcagtcggcttaaccgatcggttagtcaCTTCAGTTGCAAGTCCTCAGTAGGtggtcacctgatcggacagcatgtcCGATCGGACGGGACTCTAAGGCTTGTCGGGTTGAAAATCAATTAaatgttgaagcatagtatctcatgatccgaagagtaatgtttaccaaaccaaggttcgatcgaacattacttcgttcaataccagacttcatgaattttgaaaagtgtgggaccatgtgttcgccgatcggctggcccggtcgatcggttGGTAGGTCCGATTGGTTAGGCTGTTCGTTtggacagcctagccgttcggccaacattctgacctggttggcctgtcgtctaacacttggttgttttgatcaCTTGaagttatatcgaggtagtttgacaacgagttgaactatgaaaCCTTCGTTCTTACTGGTTTCCCCCGgtttggacaggaatcacccaagtccggccgatgaacggttcggaacggtagtttgtcgtttaacccgaaatcggtgaacctcgtagttagaatccgaaccttgaaccacgtggttgttagaatgattagtgagctgGTTCAAGCTCCGGTTCTACCGGTTTGAAAGTGTTGAGTGTAatagagttgaaagaaagtcggaaaatccgtctttcaatctttcacaccgtgaaatgtttagatctattatagattttagtttatttatgtggaaatcggttagatctaagctattcacggtggaatgaggccaaaacatgatgttcttcaagaacaccatgatgacatcatacaAGAACACTTAGagcttggtgatttcacggttagaattcaagatttgaaagatagaaaggtgtagaatcatgcattGATTAAAAACGTACAAGGTTtggagtgaaaacttaccggagttgagagaaatctgagaaaaggtgaagaaaaagagctggtcggtcagagagtttccaaaagtggaaaggatgacaatgacagggctatttataggctccaaaaaaggaaagggttggccgatcggTCAGGCTTCCCGATTGGAAAGCCTGTTCGATTGGacggtatgttcgatcggctggcttgttCGATCGGTGATATCCCGTTCGATCCGCGGCCTATTTTGAGTGTTcggcgacgatttttgatatttcgatttcgatggaggATGATACAAATtcgatagagtttcctagtcaaattactttcagtcccaactcctatatcaacataTAAGCATCTATAATTCatgtttcgagtttcgatttgattcgattgattaccacacatataacattaagtaaacatgcacaagtaacacataaggcacacacacatgtatacaATACCACAGTTAGCAtaatttgagtttcgagttcgatgatgattcgaTATTCTTGATTtactgattgattaactttatcgcattgttacttcctgctattcaAGGTCGATAATCGGTTTGCATAGATAAATATTCGATTACTTTAATTAGACAACACTTAcaccacataatacaaaaattaaaatagaCTATTAACAGTCAGagaagtcaaactttgactttgactttgacattcgaaaacacggggtgttacatgtaAAGAACTCGTCTTTTAGTTAATGGTATCATGTGTATTTGGTAATGTAATGATCCGTATTTTGGTATCATGTGTATTTGGTATTGTAAAGAACCTGTCTTTTGGTTAGCGTTATTGGAATGTATAGAATCCGTCTTTTGGTATCGTGTATTTGTGCATTTCGACCAATTTGTGCGTTTCGACCAAACACTTTTTAAACAACAGCATGTATTAAACACTCTTTAAACCTGATAAACCTGCTGCAAGTTACAAACACTATTGAAACCAGTGATGAAAATTACAAACACTATGAAAACTGCTGCAAGCTTTTAAAACTGCTGCAAGTTTCTAAAACACTACAAATTACAAACACCATCCAAACACTATTTAAACTACATATTCATGGACCATctatttaaactaataaaactgtTGAAACCACAAACATCATAAGTTAACCATTCAATAGATCACATCATAAGTTTAAACTGCATATTCATGGACCATCTATTACAACCCAAAAAACTACAACTTTAAACCTGATTAACAGCTTACATAGACCATCTATTATAAGCAAAAAACTAGACAAAAACCTTAGACTGCACAAAAAACATACACCATCTATTATAGACCATCTGCACAAAAAGTTTAAACTGCACCAAAAACTTCAACTGCACAAAAACCTTCAACTGCACAAAAACCTTAGACTGCACAAAAACTTCAACTGCATCCAACTAAAGGACATGCTCTGACTGCTATGACTGACCAACACATGTTTTGTTTCTACAAGTTCTCTTGTTATGGCCCTTCTCCTTGCAAAGCTTACAAGTCAACGAGTTGCCCTTCCTTGGTATTTTTCCAGTAGTTGGTATCTGTTCGCTTAACTTTTCAACTTCTACTTCTAATGGCTTCTTTTTGCCCTTCAACTCATCAATTTCCACTACAgacttctttctcttcttttttgGTCTCCTAAGCTGGGCATGATACTTTGGAGCAACTAATGTAGTTGGGCATGCAGATTTTAGCCACATGTCCATGCCATTAGTTGGGTCAATGAGACATGCATACACATCCTTCCATGTCTGTAACCAGTATGCCCTATCCACCCATCTTTCTGGAACACCATCACCTCTTCCATGTAACCCCATATTCCATATGCAGGCCACTGCATGCCTACATGGCATGCCAGTGACATCCCATCCCCTAGAAGAGCTACTCTTATCAACAACATTAACAATTCTCTGGTCTTGGTGGTCATTGAAATGGGTGGTCACTTGGTACTTTGAACCTCCGGTCCAAATCACACTATAATGAATGGCATCATTCTTTATCTTCTCAAAAACTGTTGTAGCAGTTGGTGTTAATGGACTCTGACATTTGGCTATCAGCTTCTGCACAACAACATGCTTTTTCATAAGATATTCCCTAATGAACTCTAGGCTAGTTATTATAGGTTTTCCCCCCCTGTATAAGTTGCATGTTGAAAACTTCACAGATATTATTCAACAAAATGTCACACTTAGCCAAGCCTGCAATACATAAGAATACCTGTTACTAACATCTAACCTACGTTGATATGTAAAAAACAATGAAGATAAGTACCAGAAAAGTATGCCCTGCACCAATTTTTGGCTGGAATCTCTTTTAACCAGTCGtgctgttgggattgaacccttcaaaggaacagttgataaagcTAAAACTGGTTCAAAGCAGTGGATCCATCATAAGCTATTTTTTGTACATAttctttccccttgacagtggcacTAACATCTGATGACTCAAAGTACTGCTCTTCACAATTGTTGCTGACCTAAAGACTGATGAAGAATTAAAGTGCTGAAGCTCAATCAACTGATGTGACTCAAGTACTGCTTAAGACCAAAGCACTGCTGAAgctacaacagtggaatgaagaatcagtgttttATTATGCTTTGTATTATGTAATCAGTAGTTTGTAATCGGTGGTTGTGTAGATCAgtagttagagtttgttaggaggttagatgtcactttcatggtgacgtcagccaaaTATGCTCAGTGGTtgttctgtactataaatagaacagtaccctgtactgttctattagctctctttCACCAAGTCATTCTATATGAACAATCAAGTGAGCTCAGGCAGAGGGGGCAGATCTGTGCATCCATGCATTTAGTTTGTTTATTGTAATCAAATACAATCATTCGATTAAATGTTAAACATGTTCGCTAAAACTTATCTTCCATTGATTGTGTGTTGAAAGTTTATTTCATATTTCCGCTGCAGTTAATCTTTGTTTCATCTTCATTCTtattaaacaaacacaatcaaaagaaactcagatcctaacatatGCAGTGCTGTGTCTTCATATTTAATATTGTTCATGCCCTTTTTGAAAATCAGATCCTGTATGGTTGTAGCAGCAGCACAATTCCACAACAAGTTCTTGTACAGTTCACCTTTCCATCTTGGCTTCATATTTTCATGTATATGTCTAAGGCAGAACCTATGCTCACAGCTTGGAAACACCTTAGACGCAGCAGGTATTAAACATTTAACATGACAAAAATATTCAGAAATGGTACCTTTTGCCTGTCACTTATGAAACAGAAGTAACTGTTAGCATCAATATCAAAGTCTtgaccaaactgtcacaccctggctttgcggaagcgtggttaatttggtgtgacttcttaataccatagcttaatcataacaagctatatgaattaaaaatatgcaagatcatccattgataataaaatattaaacattgtcttaacgggttaacacccaacaaccataaccttgtctaaacattacaaatgcaaacttaacataaacatgattcaaggactgtgacttgtccaggaaagagtcacaagcctcgaaccctggatgacctcgggcctaatgcagcggaaaacaagccataccgcgccagatcgttagtttcctgaaacacatgtaagttgaaaaatcaacaataatgttgagcgagttcatgcgaaagtgcgtaaacaaacctttatctttatcaaaaacctggtatgtagcaaataaggaaaaagaaaagagatcaccaatggtttgcaaggccattgatatgtgtgaagtgcaagtagggatgactcaaacctagcggatttatgcgtcgggcactaagtcaccccgaggtccgttatgctggacctggggctgggctcgctacacccaaatagatctaccgctcctgtccctcggtcctactacgaggattaatggcctcaagttgtgcctacccactcacatgatctaagtagtaaacctccttacgctaaccataccatgaatcaagtattcaaaatcatagtaacatgtatttcacccccgcagtttataaaactgaaaacagttaagagaaaagggggacatgaactcacagtgagtgcgtcacaataccaagtaatccaaatatccaactgctgcgcaacgacctacatgtgctaattctgtTAGACGGATGGttgtgccttagctttatagtttaatttttcgggaaacggttagacaaccgttccgtgtatatacttggtagaaaatctccttcccaaggatggggaaattaatacatgtgcgtttataatattaagtctcacttaatatattttatttctcattccaaaatataattatttttctcaaaaataatatattttctcttcgcataatactttccaaaataatacgttgacaatatccgcatttatgagtatttccggataaggcgtaagttacgttttggcgatttagtggtaataataattaccgttgtaacttatatgtttgtcgtgtaggcgttggtattattttgggttcgacaaagtttgtaaatattatttttactctaaaaataatatttatatattttcacagaataatcataaacagtgtggtgaaaaatatatttatcgaataaatatttatcacgtttatttttgtgaaaatcccacctctgaatatttgtaaataaagtcatggcgaaatatatttgaaaacatttcaaaatagtttaacacttgtaaataatcctaagtgttagatttttagaaaaatttcgccagagtttcccctgtaactggagatggccacgctttcaagcgtatcattttcttttacaaaatcattccaaaaatttctttaatcaaccaatcaatttccgatacttcaaaccaaTTTCAAtacatcaaacttgtagactagtatgtaaaatcgcattattacatgaatttgtagtttttccgaaaatcatagtgtagatcaccttatatttagtggatctacgtataaaatagtttagtcttgcaaaaacccgtttttggaacaaatcattctttacaacttcccgacaacttttgtaaaaattgttattttgtcggatctttcgtttcacgagtgtttatacacttgtagtttgtaaaaatcatatttattaacatgtcatccaacttttataaaacatgatttttctcgacacttggttctacaaatttaccacttgtacatacgtaaaTCGGCTcattttaaatactattttacaagtcaaaatacttttacacaagttcatgtttctcgtgtggtggagtttcaccttttaacccttgtacaaaagaaacaagtgtatgtcaagatccgggatcttaacaaagtcgggttaaacgatgataagagccaccacatcgtagatcgggtctctacaaccaacatattcgaatactacgacttttacacgcattatatgcttttaaccaaaaATATTCGAGTTtttgtagactttttagattcaaaagatgggttaccgacttttaaccgttaaaaatccttttaaccactttagatacgttcaagaacaagttttaagtgttatacctctagctcggggctagggaagatctttggcgaaaatggcatggataaaagcaaatgcacgtggtcctccaacttccgtttgcttcaagcttcctcgtacgtgatccccaaCACTTGTGTacacttggaatggcaagacaagaactcgAAGATGGATGGTTGGGTGTGGTGGTTTACGGTCGAGAG encodes:
- the LOC110925200 gene encoding uncharacterized protein LOC110925200, encoding MKKHVVVQKLIAKCQSPLTPTATTVFEKIKNDAIHYSVIWTGGSKYQVTTHFNDHQDQRIVNVVDKSSSSRGWDVTGMPCRHAVACIWNMGLHGRGDGVPERWVDRAYWLQTWKDVYACLIDPTNGMDMWLKSACPTTLVAPKYHAQLRRPKKKRKKSVVEIDELKGKKKPLEVEVEKLSEQIPTTGKIPRKGNSLTCKLCKEKGHNKRTCRNKTCVGQS